The region AATGGAATTATCATTGAGCTCACCACAAAAATTTTCCAGTTAGAGGAATTGGTTTTACGCAAAGAAATCAACGCATTGCAAACAATGGCAAAAATCGATTTACAAGTGAATCCTGTAAATAATTCTCAAGAAATTTTAAGAAAAGTTCCAGGATTATTTATAGGACAACACGCCGGAGGAGGAAAAGCAGAACAGATATTTTTAAGAGGTTTTGATATTGATCACGGTACTGATATTACGCTTTCTGTAGACGGAATGCCGATCAATATGGTGTCTCATGCACACGGTCAAGGATACTCTGATTTGCATTTTATAATTCCTGAAACCATACAAAAAATAGATTTTGGTAAAGGACCTTATTATGCAAATCAAGGTGATTTTAATACAGCGGGATATGTAAATTTTTCTACCCATACCAATATTCGTAAAAATATGATTTCGGTGGGATATGGAGATTTTAACTCCGTAAGAACTTTAGGGATGTTTCGTATTTTAGAAAACAGTAAAAACAGTAATGCCTATGTTGCAGTTGAATATATCGAAACCGACGGACCTTTTGAATCTAAACAAAATTTTAATAGACTCAATATTTTTTCAAAATACCATACTTTTTTAAACGGAAAAGATCAGTTGACATTAACAGCATCACATTTTACAAGTAGTTGGGATGCTTCTGGTCAAATACCACTTAGGGAAGTTGAAAACGGAAATATATCACGATTTGGTGCCATTGACGATACGGAAGGAGGTTTTACATCTAGAACAAATCTAAATGTTCAGCTAAACAAAACTTTATCAGACAAATCTGTATTTAAAGCCAATGTTTTTTATTCAAAATATGACTTTGAACTATTTTCTAACTTTACATTTTTTCTTGAGGATGCTGTAAATGGAGATCAAATAAGACAATTAGAAGACCGCAATATTTTTGGGATGAATGCTAAAATTATCAATTCTAAAAATTATGGTGATGTAGAGGTGAAATTTACTAAAGGAGTTGGTTTACGGCATGACTTTATTAAGGATAATCAATTATCTAGAACTAAAAATAGAAGTGAATTGTTAGAGAGAATTCAATTTGGCGATATAAAAGAATCTAATTTATATGCATTTTTTAATTCAGAATTTGAACTTGGAAAATTTAAGATATCACCGGCCGTTCGTTTGGATTATTTTAAATTTTTATACAATGATCATTTAAGCGATGTTTATAAAACGTTATCTAAAACGAAAGCAATTATCAATCCGAAGTTAAACTTTTTATATACCCAAAATGATCACTTACAATGGTTTTTAAAATCCGGAATCGGTTTTCACTCAAATGATGCAAGAGTTATTTTACAACAAAATGCAGATAAAATTTTACCAAAAGCATATGGTTTAGATATTGGAAATATCTGGAAACCCGCCAAAAAATTAATAATCAACACCGCTGCTTGGTATTTATTGTCTGAAGAAGAATTTGTATACGTAGGTGATGCTGGGATTATAGAACCTTCAGGAAAATCAGAACGTTATGGGATAGATGTTGGGTTGCGGTATCAATTCACAAATCAATTCTTTTTGGATTCAGATGCAACTTTTACAAATGCTAGAAGTTTAGAAAATAGTGCCGGTGAAGATTATATTCCTTTAGCACCCAGTTTTACAATGTCGGGAGGATTGTCTTTTAGGGATTTAGGAAATTTTTCTGGCGGATTTCGGTATCGTTATTTAGCAGACAGACCTGCCAATGAAGATTATAGCATTATTGCCGATGGGTATTTAGTAAGCGATTTTAACATCAATTATAAAAGGAAAGACATTATTTTTGGTATATCGGTAGAAAATATTTTTAATGTAGCTTGGAATGAAACACAATTTGCTACCGAAAGTAGATTACAGAATGAAGAAGACTCGGTAGAGGAAATACATTTCACACCCGGAACCCCATTTTTTGCAAAAGCAACAATTACCTATCAATTTTAGTTTGTGATCTTCTATCATAGTTGTTTACTGATAATAATTCAATAATATTTAATACATAGTTTGGTTAGTTTTAGTTGGATGGGAAGCCTGTTGCAGAAATGTAGCAGGTTTCTCGTTGGCGTTTATTCAACTTTACGGTGTCTTTTCCCAATTTCAGTTAAATACTGTTAACAATATATTAAAACACCTTTTTTGATGAAACGTTTTTAAAGATCAGACGTCTTTTCAATAGATAACAAATAACTAAAAAATTTCTATTATGAAATCATTAAAATCAATCATTGCCATTATCGCTATTAGTTTAGCCACTACTTTTTCTACAACAGCAACAGAAAAAGAACCATCAAAAATTACAAAAAAATTAAGAACAGAAATTGTTTCTATGCTAGGAGATAAAATTCCGTTTGTACTTGAAGAAACTAGTTCCGCAGAAATTTCTTTCGTCATTAATAACAAAAACGAAATTGTAGTTCTTTCTGTAGACTCTAAAGTAAGTGAGTTAAGCAATTATGTAAAGGGAAAACTGAATTATAAAAAAGTAAAAGTACAAGGAACTTTAGAGGGAGAAACGTATACAATACCTTTAAAAATAAATGCTGCAAAAAATTAACAATAAGTTGGTTAGTTGGTGCCCAAGATTAGTTTTACCGCTAACTTGGGCATTTTTTTTCTGCTAATCTTCGTATTGTTTCATTTCATCATCATAAAAAAAACCCGCTTTATCCATTCAATAATAGCTTTCAAAGAAGGCTATAAAATTAGGAGTATCTTGTTATTTTTCTAATTTCAGTTAAATACTGTTAACAAAATATTAAAATACATTATTGATGAAACGTTTTTAAAAATCAGACGTCTTTTCAATAGATAACAAATAACTAAAAAATTTCTATTATGAAATCATTAAAATCAATCATTGCCATTATCGCTATTAGTTTAGCAACTACTTTTTCTACAACAGCTTCTGAAAAAGAACCATCAAAAATTACAAAAAAATTAAGAACAGAAATTGTTTCTATGCTAGGAGATAAAATTCCGTTTGTACTAGAAGAAACTAGTTCCGCAGAAATTTCTTTCGTCATCAATAACAAAAACGAAATTGTAATTCTTTCTGTAGACTCTAAAATAAGTGAGCTAAGCAATTATGTAAAAGGAAAATTAAACTATAAAAAAGTAAAAGTTGAAGGAACTTTAGAGGGAGAAACGTATACAATACCTCTAAAAATAAATGCTGGAAAAAATTAACAACAAGTTGGTTAGTTGGTGCCCAAGATTAGTTTTACAG is a window of Polaribacter litorisediminis DNA encoding:
- a CDS encoding TonB-dependent receptor, producing the protein MKYLITFLLLIPISLPAFGQALKGSVVNSFNEHLENVYVINVNSNSHTHTNENGSFMLEETVLNDTIQVHILGFEKKIIQVSKEHLENGIIIELTTKIFQLEELVLRKEINALQTMAKIDLQVNPVNNSQEILRKVPGLFIGQHAGGGKAEQIFLRGFDIDHGTDITLSVDGMPINMVSHAHGQGYSDLHFIIPETIQKIDFGKGPYYANQGDFNTAGYVNFSTHTNIRKNMISVGYGDFNSVRTLGMFRILENSKNSNAYVAVEYIETDGPFESKQNFNRLNIFSKYHTFLNGKDQLTLTASHFTSSWDASGQIPLREVENGNISRFGAIDDTEGGFTSRTNLNVQLNKTLSDKSVFKANVFYSKYDFELFSNFTFFLEDAVNGDQIRQLEDRNIFGMNAKIINSKNYGDVEVKFTKGVGLRHDFIKDNQLSRTKNRSELLERIQFGDIKESNLYAFFNSEFELGKFKISPAVRLDYFKFLYNDHLSDVYKTLSKTKAIINPKLNFLYTQNDHLQWFLKSGIGFHSNDARVILQQNADKILPKAYGLDIGNIWKPAKKLIINTAAWYLLSEEEFVYVGDAGIIEPSGKSERYGIDVGLRYQFTNQFFLDSDATFTNARSLENSAGEDYIPLAPSFTMSGGLSFRDLGNFSGGFRYRYLADRPANEDYSIIADGYLVSDFNINYKRKDIIFGISVENIFNVAWNETQFATESRLQNEEDSVEEIHFTPGTPFFAKATITYQF